Proteins encoded within one genomic window of Mauremys mutica isolate MM-2020 ecotype Southern chromosome 11, ASM2049712v1, whole genome shotgun sequence:
- the BFAR gene encoding bifunctional apoptosis regulator, with protein MHKGKMEEDVKLQRENEKLKVKADAAPEISHLISVSEFSCHCCYDILVNPTTLNCGHSFCRHCLALWWVSSKKNECPECREKWEGFPKVNIVLRDAIEKLFPDAIEQRKEDIQQNSDVAHSLEAFQKHGNDQISAPPNVRRINPRGGGFFSGVLTALTCVAVVLLGYHWSSREYEDDLLVHKPVAKWTPEEVILWLEQLGPWASLYRERFLLVNGRLLLTITDEDFTKTPYHIENSSHRKAIIMELERVKTLGVKPPQNLWEYKAVNPGKSLFLLYALKSSPRLSMLYLYLFDYTEIFLPFIYTICPVQEDEYEDIITKLLDLKDPTWKQWREFIVKYSFLPYQLIAEFAWDWLEIHYWTSRFIIVNAMLLSVLELFSFWRLWSRRELKTIPQRMWSHFWKVSTQGLFVAIFWPIIPQFVCNCLFYWALYFNPIINIDLVVKEVRRLETQVL; from the exons ATGCACAAAGGGAAAATGGAGGAAGATGTGAAGTTACAAAGAGAGAATGAGAAGTTGAAAGTTAAAGCAGATGCTGCTCCTGAGATCAGCCATCTGATTTCAGTTAGTGAGTTCTCTTGCCACTGCTGTTATGATATTCTGGTGAATCCCACCACCTTGAACTGTGGTCATAGTTTCTGTAGACATTGCCTAGCCTTGTGGTGGGTATCCTCTAAGAAGAATGAGTGTCCAGAATGCAGAGAAAAGTGGGAAGGATTCCCCAAGGTCAACATCGTCCTCAG GGATGCTATTGAAAAGCTATTTCCTGATGCCATTGAACAGAGAAAAGAAGACATTCAGCAAAACAGTGATGTAGCTCACAGCCTTGAAGCCTTCCAAAAACATGGAAATGATCAGATTTCTGCACCTCCAAATGTGAGAAGAATTAATCCTCGAGGAGGGGGGTTTTTCTCTGGAGTTCTGACAGCTTTAACTTGTGTGGCA GTGGTTTTGCTTGGGTATCATTGGAGCAGCAGAGAATATGAAGATGATCTTCTTGTCCACAAACCTGTTGCTAAATGGACTCCTGAAGAGGTGATTCTTTGGCTAGAACAGCTGGGTCCTTGGGCTTCCCTGtatagagagagatttttattAGTGAATGGAAG gCTTCTACTAACAATAACAGACGAAGATTTCACAAAAACTCCTTATCATATAGAGAACAGTAGCCATAGAAAAGCCATCATAATGGAATTGGAACGTGTGAAAACATTGGGAGTTAAACCACCACAGAACCTTTGGGAATACAAG GCAGTAAATCCAGGAAAGTCACTGTTCCTACTGTATGCACTAAAGAGCTCTCCAAGACTCAGTATGTTGTATCTATACTTGTTCGATTACACAGAAATATTTTTACCGTTCATCTACACAATATGCCCTGTGCAAGAAGATGAATATGAAGATATTATCACAAAACTATTA gACCTTAAGGATCCTACTTGGAAACAGTGGAGAGAATTCATTGTTAAGTACTCATTTTTGCCATATCAGTTAATAGCTGAATTTGCTTGGGATTGGTTGGAGATACACTATTGGACATCACGATTTATAATTGTTAATGCCATGTTGCTCTCTGTTCTGGAGTTATTCTCCTTTTGGAGGCTCTGGTCAAGAAGGGAACTGAA gactATTCCTCAGAGAATGTGGAGCCATTTCTGGAAAGTGTCAACCCAGGGTCTTTTTGTTGCTATCTTTTGGCCCATTATTCCTCAGTTTGTCTGCAACTGTCTGTTTTACTGGGCCTTGTACTTTAACCCAATTATAAATATTGATCTTGTGGTAAAAGAAGTACGACGTCTGGAAACACAAGTGCTGTGA